CCATGGCTTCCTATCACTGGGGTTGGAAGCGAACTTTGAAGTTCCTGGTTTTGGGATATCTCATCGCCTGGGCCTCAGAGGCTTCCTCGATTCGTAATGGATTTCCCTACGGCGACTATTCCTACCGTTATGAAAACATGAAGGGAGAGATTTTCCTCTACGGCGTCCCGGTCTGGGACTCGGTCTCCTACGTTTTCCTGAATTTCGCCGGCTGGATGACGGCTTTGGCCCTGCGCAGCCGCTGGAACCGCTACACGCCCCTACCCGACCTCCATCGCTCGTGGAAAACGGTCCTGCTCGGCGCCTTCCTCACCATGCTCCTCGACATCGTGATCGATCCGGTCGCCAACATGGGCGAACGCTGGTTTTTAGGCGATATCTACTACTACCCGCACGGCGGCTGGTATTTCGGGGTTCCCTGGACGAACTTCGCCGGCTGGTTCTTGGTGGGCCTCGCGATTCAGGGGT
This genomic interval from bacterium contains the following:
- a CDS encoding carotenoid biosynthesis protein, translating into MFASIFHTITERWYVALFLISYLAMASYHWGWKRTLKFLVLGYLIAWASEASSIRNGFPYGDYSYRYENMKGEIFLYGVPVWDSVSYVFLNFAGWMTALALRSRWNRYTPLPDLHRSWKTVLLGAFLTMLLDIVIDPVANMGERWFLGDIYYYPHGGWYFGVPWTNFAGWFLVGLAIQGSFLLVDDLEGVPKKAASVLLGVGLFLGVYLFNLGITVYLKEWKLAAASAGWGILLLVLAAQRGSRKNLRDLI